DNA from Stigmatella erecta:
GCGCTGCCGCCGGAGGCCAGCGCCATCCTCGGCTCCCTCGTGCGGGCGGCGCGCCACAACGGCGTGGTGGGCCGGGTGGAGTGCCGGCTGGAGGTCGGCGGGGAGACGCGGCTGTATGCCGCCGAGGCCACCCCGCGCGGCGCCCCCCCCGGGGAGCCCTCCCCCTGCACGGCGCTGCTCGTGCGGGACATCACCGAGCAGCAGCACCTGGAGCTGGAGCTGTACCGGCTGGCGTCCTTCCCGCTGCTCCACCCCGAGCCGATGCTGGAGCTGAGCCCGGCGGGCGCCCTGGTGTACGCCAACCCCGCGGCGAACCACGCCTTCCCGGACCTGCAGGTGCTCGGCACGGGCCACCCGCTGGTGGAGACCACGCTCGAATGGGTCCGGCGGGGAAAGCCCGGGGAGAGCCTCCCGCTCGTCCACCTGGGCGGCCGGTACTGGGAGCTGATGGCCTCCGTGCTGCCGGAGACGCGCACCCTGCGGCTCTTCGTGAAGGATGTGACGGCGCGCAAGCAGATCGAAGCCCGGCTGCTGCACTCGGACCGCATGGCGGCGCTGGGCTCGCTGGCCTCCCGGGTGGGCCACGAGATGAACAACCCGCTGGCCTTCATGATGGCCAACCTCTCCTTCGCCCGGGAGGAGATCAGCCGGCTGCGCGAGGCCCTGCGTGCCGGCCAGACGCCCTCGCGGCTGGAGGATCTCGACGAGGTGGTGGACGCGCTCGGCGAGTCCCTGGAGGGAGGCGAGCGGCTGAAGACCATCATCCAGGATCTGCGCATCCTGGCGCGCGAGCCCCCCACGCACCGGGCGCGGGTGGACCTGCACCCGGTGCTGGAGGATGCGCTGAAGCTGCTGCGCAACGAGCTGCGCCACCGGGCCCGCCTGGAGAAGGACTTCCAGCCGGTGCCCACGGTGGAGGCGGACGAGGCGCGGCTGGGCCAGGTGTTCCTCAACCTGATGCTCAACGCCGTGCAGGCCATGTCCGAGCAGGACGCCCAGCGCAACGTGCTGCGGGTGAGCACGCGCACCGGGCCCGGGGGCGAGGCCATCGTGGAGGTGCAGGACACGGGGGCCGGCATGACGCCCGAGGTGCTCTCGCGCCTGTTCGAGCCCTTCTTCACCACGCGCTCCAACAGCGCGGGCATGGGCCTGTCGGTGTGCCACGCCATCGTGACGAGCCTGGGGGGCACCCTGCGGGCCGAGAGCGAGCTGGGCACGGGCACGCTCTTCACCGTCACCCTTCCCACCACGTGAGCACGGCATGGTCCGGCGGCTCCTTCCCATGCTCATCGCCCTCGGCTGCGGCCTCCTGGCCCTCGGCTGGGGGTTGGTGAGCCTCCAGCGCATCTTCACGCAGGAGCGGGAGGACGCTTACACCCAGCTGCGCTCCCGCCGCGACACGCTGGAGGAGTACGCCACGGCCACCCTCCGGAAGGTCCTGGACCAGCGGCTGGACGAGACCCTGCCCTCGTTCCACGCGGCCACGGCGGATCCGCTCCTGCCCGCCGAGGGGCTGTACCTACTCTTCCGCTCGTACCAGTTCCTGCCCCGCCGGCCCCGGCCCCAGCCGGGCCTCGAGACGCCCGCGCGGCAGCTCTACGAGGACTTCCGCCAGCGCCTCGCAGCCCCCGGACTCCCCGGCCCCGCGCCGGAGCGGCTGGAGGCCCTTCGTGGGCTCCTCGCCGCGCGCGCCCAGGGCGAGCAGGCCCGCGCCGATCAGCTCCTGGAGGCCCTGCTGCGCCAGCGCGCCGAGCATCCCCTGCCGCCCCTCCAGGAGCTTCCCTTCACCCTGCTGATGGCCGAGCAGCTCCAGCGCGGCGCGGCGACCCCGGCCCTGGTGCGGGGGCTGCTGCGCGGGGGGCTCGCGGATGACTTCGGGGGCATCGCCAGGGGGGCGGGGCTGCAACGGGATCTGCTGAGCGAGTGCCACCATTTCACCCAGGCGGACTTCGACTTTCTGCGCGAGCGCATCCTCCGGCTGGCGGCGCGGCTCGGAGAGCCCACCCAGGCCTTCCAGGCGCGCGTCCAGGAGCTGGGCATGGGCGCCCTGGTGCTGCCGGACGGGCTCGACGAGCCCACGCTCATCGGGGAGCGCTGGTACGTGCGGCCCCACGGGGAGGCCGTCTGGGGGATCGCCGTCTTCCTGGACGAGGAGCTGAAGACGCTCGCCCGGGAGATGCGGGCCCGGCAGCTCCTCGGCGCGGAGGACAGCCTGCGGCTGGGCAGGACGGATGCGGTGCAACCCATGTCCACCTTGAAGGTGGAGGCGGTGATGCCCCAGTGGCTCTCCGCGGAGGCGGACATCGCCCGGCGCCATGAACTCAAGACGATGCTGGTGGCCATCTGCGGCGCGCTGGCGGTGGCCATCGGGGTGATTGCCGTCCTGGCCCAGCACCGCAAGTACCGCTTCCTGGAGCTGCGGAGCGACTTCGTGGCCACCGTGTCCCACGAGCTGCGCACGCCCCTGGCCTCCATCCGGCTGCTGGCCGAGACGCTGGAGCGGCGCGTGGGCGGCACCGCCGAGGGCAAGGACTACCCCTCCCGCATCATCCAGACGACGGACACCCTGCACTTCCTCGTGGAGAACATCCTGTCGTTCAACCGGATCGACAAAGGCCGCTGGACGCCGAGCTTCTCCCCGGTGCGGCTGGAGGAGCTGGCCGCCACGCTCCGGGCGGACCTGGCGGGGGCCACCCCGGTGCCGGTGGACTTCACCTCGGACGTGGGGGACGTGGAGCTCCGGGCGGACCCCACCCTGCTGCGCCTGCTCCTGTCCAACCTGGGCCGCAACGCCTGCGCCTACAACCGCCGCAGCCCCGTGCGCCTCTCCCTGCGCGCCCACCACTCGCCCACGTATGGGCATACGCTGCTCTTCAGCGACAATGGCATCGGCATTCCCGAGAGCGAGTGGGAGAACGTGTTCCAAGACTTCTACCGGCTGAAATCCCCAGGGCCGGAAGTGCACGGCAGCGGGCTGGGGCTCGCGCTGTGCCGCCGCATCATGACACTGCACGGAGGCACCCTCCACGTGGCCACCTCCGGCCCCGAGGGCACCACCTTCGCGCTCACCTTTCCCGAGCCGCGTCCATGAGCCTGCCGCCTCCCGAGTCCGCCCCCCGGCCCTCCATCCTCATCGTCGAGGACGACGCGAACCTGCGGCTCGGCCTCCAGGACAACCTCCAGGACGAGGGGTACGAGGTCGCCACGGCCGCCAGCACGGCCGAGGCGGACGCGCTCCTGCGCGGGCGCGAGTTCACGCTGCTCATCCTCGACGTCATGCTGCCGGGCGAGGACGGCTATGCCTTCTGCCGCCGGCTGCGCGCCGCGGGGCTGCGCAGCATGGTGCTCATGCTCACCGCGCGCACGCTGGAGGACGACATCCTCCGGGGCTTCGAGGCCGGCGCCCAGGACTACCTCACCAAGCCCTA
Protein-coding regions in this window:
- a CDS encoding sensor histidine kinase; translation: MVRRLLPMLIALGCGLLALGWGLVSLQRIFTQEREDAYTQLRSRRDTLEEYATATLRKVLDQRLDETLPSFHAATADPLLPAEGLYLLFRSYQFLPRRPRPQPGLETPARQLYEDFRQRLAAPGLPGPAPERLEALRGLLAARAQGEQARADQLLEALLRQRAEHPLPPLQELPFTLLMAEQLQRGAATPALVRGLLRGGLADDFGGIARGAGLQRDLLSECHHFTQADFDFLRERILRLAARLGEPTQAFQARVQELGMGALVLPDGLDEPTLIGERWYVRPHGEAVWGIAVFLDEELKTLAREMRARQLLGAEDSLRLGRTDAVQPMSTLKVEAVMPQWLSAEADIARRHELKTMLVAICGALAVAIGVIAVLAQHRKYRFLELRSDFVATVSHELRTPLASIRLLAETLERRVGGTAEGKDYPSRIIQTTDTLHFLVENILSFNRIDKGRWTPSFSPVRLEELAATLRADLAGATPVPVDFTSDVGDVELRADPTLLRLLLSNLGRNACAYNRRSPVRLSLRAHHSPTYGHTLLFSDNGIGIPESEWENVFQDFYRLKSPGPEVHGSGLGLALCRRIMTLHGGTLHVATSGPEGTTFALTFPEPRP
- a CDS encoding PhnD/SsuA/transferrin family substrate-binding protein, whose protein sequence is MRDKTVSNPPIRFLIYPAQGEVREHVRAEFFGRVLSQRVGRPVVVELARTYEAIEQELAADRVDMVWATAEQCNAFEPKARAVLRAVRAGRSHYHAALICRAREPLSLQGLQGARAAWVAPMSTGGHLLAIRHLEAQGLAPSEVLAEQRFVGSYRNAVLAVLEGTADLTSLYTPHPDEYAVRALLAERVGGAERQLTAFAFTEPTLSDGLILTSRMPEEASAAIITALTSLTHEGGGLDSMLGMFDIEGFTLTSSVRSQRLRPTPSARTEFLAAELDGDGRCRRLWSSTGMAFGQDVRGQEGRTLEEALPPEASAILGSLVRAARHNGVVGRVECRLEVGGETRLYAAEATPRGAPPGEPSPCTALLVRDITEQQHLELELYRLASFPLLHPEPMLELSPAGALVYANPAANHAFPDLQVLGTGHPLVETTLEWVRRGKPGESLPLVHLGGRYWELMASVLPETRTLRLFVKDVTARKQIEARLLHSDRMAALGSLASRVGHEMNNPLAFMMANLSFAREEISRLREALRAGQTPSRLEDLDEVVDALGESLEGGERLKTIIQDLRILAREPPTHRARVDLHPVLEDALKLLRNELRHRARLEKDFQPVPTVEADEARLGQVFLNLMLNAVQAMSEQDAQRNVLRVSTRTGPGGEAIVEVQDTGAGMTPEVLSRLFEPFFTTRSNSAGMGLSVCHAIVTSLGGTLRAESELGTGTLFTVTLPTT